A genome region from Fervidobacterium changbaicum includes the following:
- the secE gene encoding preprotein translocase subunit SecE, translating into MEKLKKFFAEVKSEAKKTSWPNREELLASTGVVLFILAVSSVYLFLVDLLFSGTLGVLLQKF; encoded by the coding sequence ATGGAAAAGCTTAAGAAGTTCTTTGCAGAAGTTAAGAGCGAAGCAAAAAAGACATCGTGGCCAAACAGAGAAGAACTCCTGGCATCGACAGGGGTAGTTTTGTTTATTCTAGCAGTTTCTTCAGTTTATCTTTTCTTAGTTGACCTGCTCTTCTCAGGAACACTCGGCGTGTTGTTGCAGAAATTCTGA
- the rpmG gene encoding 50S ribosomal protein L33: protein MRVQIGLKCEECGTRNYYTTKEKSKKDKLRLKKYCPKCNKHTFHTETKV from the coding sequence ATGAGAGTTCAGATAGGTCTCAAGTGCGAAGAGTGCGGTACAAGAAATTACTACACGACGAAAGAAAAGAGCAAAAAGGACAAACTCAGACTTAAGAAATACTGTCCGAAGTGCAATAAGCACACATTCCACACAGAAACTAAGGTTTAA
- a CDS encoding PQQ-binding-like beta-propeller repeat protein codes for MAFALVFLVSCSQTIDNLAPRVTITSPTNNSQVSGTISVNVNASDESGIARIELYVNSTKVSENTQSPCTFILNTTSLNDGFYTLRVIAYDVAGNKNEAHVTVYILNEGTPKWKFQTNGIYFSSPAIGNDGTIYVGSGDGYLYAVNPNGTPSWRFRTWSSVFSSPAVGPDGTIYVGSEDHCLYAVNPDGTEKWRFETGWRIYSSPAIADDGTIYVGSENGYLYAINQDGTEKWRFDANIAPTFITSSPAVGIDGTIYVGAIFDYLYAINPNGTLKWKFYVGELVYITSSPAIGADGTVYIGTYKDSLGYLYAVNPEGTQKWKFETGGGITSSPAIGRDGTIYVGARDNYLYAINPNGTLKWRFLTGWYVQSSPAVGSDGTIYVGSDDGYLYAINPDGSLKWMFRTDSSITSSATVGPDGIIYIGSVDGYLYAVYSSSLGLANSSWPKFRRNLKNTGNVRQWKTGLRAEMDTRN; via the coding sequence ATGGCATTCGCATTAGTTTTCCTCGTGTCATGTTCGCAAACGATAGACAACTTAGCACCAAGAGTGACAATAACATCACCAACAAACAACTCGCAAGTTTCAGGAACAATAAGTGTGAATGTAAATGCCAGTGATGAAAGTGGAATAGCAAGAATAGAGCTTTATGTGAATTCAACAAAAGTATCAGAGAATACACAGTCACCATGTACGTTTATACTAAATACAACCAGTCTTAATGATGGGTTCTATACGTTGAGAGTAATTGCTTATGATGTTGCAGGAAATAAAAACGAAGCGCACGTAACTGTGTACATTCTTAATGAAGGAACACCGAAGTGGAAGTTTCAAACAAACGGTATCTATTTCTCCTCCCCCGCGATAGGGAACGATGGAACGATTTATGTAGGAAGTGGAGACGGTTATCTGTACGCAGTAAATCCGAATGGAACACCTAGTTGGAGGTTCAGAACTTGGTCCTCTGTTTTTTCCTCGCCTGCAGTAGGACCAGATGGAACGATTTATGTAGGAAGTGAAGACCATTGTCTGTATGCAGTAAACCCGGATGGAACGGAGAAGTGGAGGTTTGAAACTGGTTGGCGTATTTACTCCTCCCCAGCGATAGCGGACGATGGAACGATTTATGTAGGAAGTGAAAACGGTTATCTGTACGCAATAAATCAGGATGGAACGGAGAAGTGGAGGTTTGACGCAAATATAGCTCCTACATTTATCACGTCTTCTCCAGCAGTGGGGATCGATGGAACGATTTATGTAGGAGCTATATTTGATTATCTATATGCTATAAACCCAAATGGAACACTTAAGTGGAAGTTTTACGTGGGTGAATTGGTTTATATCACCTCCTCGCCAGCGATTGGGGCAGATGGAACAGTTTATATAGGAACTTATAAAGATTCTCTTGGTTATCTGTACGCAGTAAACCCGGAAGGAACGCAGAAATGGAAGTTCGAAACTGGTGGGGGTATTACCTCTTCCCCCGCGATAGGGAGAGACGGAACAATATATGTGGGAGCTAGGGATAACTATCTTTACGCAATAAACCCGAATGGAACGCTCAAGTGGCGATTTCTAACAGGATGGTATGTTCAATCTTCACCCGCAGTAGGATCGGATGGAACAATTTATGTGGGGAGCGATGATGGTTATCTATATGCGATAAACCCGGATGGCTCGCTTAAGTGGATGTTTAGAACAGACAGCTCAATTACCTCTTCAGCTACAGTGGGGCCAGATGGAATAATCTATATAGGGAGCGTAGATGGATATTTGTATGCAGTATACAGCAGTTCGCTTGGATTAGCAAACAGCTCATGGCCAAAATTTAGGCGGAATCTAAAAAATACTGGTAACGTCAGGCAGTGGAAAACAGGATTGCGAGCAGAAATGGATACGAGGAACTAA